Sequence from the Phragmites australis chromosome 6, lpPhrAust1.1, whole genome shotgun sequence genome:
TTGTGAGGGATTAGGGCAACTAATGTATCTACCGGTGGAATTACGTGCTACCTGAAATGACAAATTGCAAGAATTATTGTCTGAATATTTATCTACCATACATTCAAATTAAAGAACAGTCCAGCGAGCGCACTGCTTACTATCTGAATATTCATCTACCATACTTGATTTCCAAACAATGACATAATAATCGAATTACTATCTGAAAAAGGGAAACCAAGATGGAATTAGTTCCCATCATTGATCACCCCTGTGCTGCTAAATGTGGTCTGCATGCTGCAAGCACAGGATTCTGGTCCAACCAAAATACATATCCTTTCTGGATGTAGGAGTACTAGCAGAATACATATGGTGTAGTTGTTTGCAACCATGTTTGAAAGGAACCTGGCAGTAGGTGAGGTCAATTCAGACCCATATGAGATTGAAATGGACCTTCCCAAAATTTTAAAGGGGCAGGCCAGGGACAGCTAAACCAATACTGGAGCCCTAATTATATAATTTGCATAGGTAAGGTCCAACCTTCCTCTAGCACGTATCTTAGCATGAAATGAGTACACAAAGTCACCAATACAATAATTTCGGCAATACCATCGATTGCGTGTCACTACACGCACCACAATAGGCTTGCCATTTGTCTTCCCCGCGAAAAAAAGCTGTGCAAGTTATACCTTATGAAGCTAGCTGAAAATGATCATTACCCAAAAGTCATGTATATATGGTTGTCTAACAATACTAGGGTTAACAAAAACCATATGCTTGCATCACAAAGTCCATGTTCTTTATTGTTTCTGTTGTAAATAAGTTCATATGTGCAAAAGCAACAATCTCCGGATACACAACATTTGTAGAAATGTGCAGAAactttatttaatttaattgtAAAACATTGTCATGGGATTTATAAGATATGTTGTCCAAAAGCTTAatgtttttatattattttcaaaaGTACAATTAAGAACAAATCTAGCACCATATCCCCCGTGACGGCATCTTTTGTGAGCACTAGGAGCGAAGCCTGGAGCACTGTTCCACCGGGACTGATGCTAACCACTACTTAACCCCTTGTTTAACGACACATAACCAAGCATCTCCCTCTAAACCATCCCTCCTCCAGTTGACACGTGTAAGAGATAAATCCCAAAGCAAAACAGAGACACAATAGTCCTGTCAATTCTTTTCAGGTGTTCTGAAAAGATCCAAAAACCCTTGGGAAAAATTATTACCGCATCACAGAGATGATGGAGACCGTTGGAGCCCGTTCATTGTCGTGCTCTAATCACAAGTCTTGATCGCGTAATAATTTTAAtccaccaccagccactcctTGCAAGACCATTGCTCTCCAAAAGGTTTCCCCGCGAACCCTTTTCCCTGTTACATCACGATGGACATAGGAGGCATCATGGGCACTTGGTATTGGGCACCGATTCCATTTCTTCCGCCCCAGCTAATCCTCTCACTCGTCTAGCCTCTAGctccatttcttcttcttcttttctctcccactcTTTGGAGCTAGCTCATCCAAAATTATTTGAGCATGAGAAGGGCTAAGCTAGATTGCAATTACAAAATCGTGTTTTGATCACCTAGAGTTAAACCTAGCTCTATTCAAATCAATCCTGTCATGCCAACCGATGTCTAGTTGTTCAATAGGGTGTCACCAGTATCTCGTGGCAAACAGCATGGCTTAAGGACCTCTAGCTACACAACATGTGGAGGCTACCGAGGATATCCCACAATctgatttctttgttgttgaGTCGTAAGGATGATTATGATAACCAAACTGTATTGTGTGCAAGGAAGTGCAATCATAACAGGGAATCGTTACAACATACAATACAATAGGATAACCAACTGTACTTAGGGGTGGAGCCAGAGATGGGCTAGTCTCCAGGCTGAGCTAgttaatacatgcatatattattaaaaaaatatttttactgtCGGCTCGTAAAGAGATTTTACTATCAGTTTTGAAGTTGGCAGTCGGTCCATAAAAAAGTTTCATCGTCGGTTTTGGAACTAGTAGTGAGCAATAagtagtgatagtccccgactattaTTGTCGGTCTGGGGACTAGTAGTGAAGgagctatcactgccggctgaaggcttcagctgaCAATGATAGTCGGATGCCGAATCGATCTTTTTCGGGgtagaaaaattgaaaaaaaattctttgcacccgaggaaccccacATCTGCGCGTCACAAGTCATACgatttttcacgcgaaatacGCACGCATGCGGTTCGTTGCACTCAAACTCAGAACCTCTCAGCTTGTGCGAtacatccttaccatcccaccacagaagtactagtgatactatTAGCATGtacaatccttttgacatcttctgtctgaaacttcaaacgattatttagatatctaaatgatatcaaatgaaaaaaaattcaactataaagttgtagatctcatcgatcGTTACAGTTTTAATATaaaagtttgtctccattcGACTTCATatagaaaaatatgaattttttaaaataaactatcatctattatcactgccggctctaaccacgagccggcagtgaaaccttgattatcactgtcggctctagccACCAACTGACAGTGATGCTCGACTAGTCAAGGTTTCACTACCGACTCATAACAtaatatgaaccgacagtaatactatcactgttggctcgTGGTtaaagccgacagtgatagttgatTTTCACTGTTTGTTCTTTTCGAATGATGTTTTAGTGCTAATTCATGAtacgaatcggtagtgatattttattattatcagCTCATAAGTGATAGTGATAGGTCGATATATAagtctatttttttaatgataaacttttgtaaatatttataCATTTTTAAGTGATTTTCCACTGTTTTCTGGCCTAAGACCAGGGCCGAAGCACAGGCAGCACAGGGCCTGTCTCCACCATTGACTGTACTGCGTTTAAGGAAATGCAATCTTAACATGAAATTGTTATAGCATACAATACAATAGAATTGATATATGCGCATTTGAACTGTACTCGCTAAATCTGACATCCACTCTCCTACAAAGAACTGAAGCTGTTGAAATTGTTGTTTTTCCATTGAACTAAAAATTGTGAGACGGAAATAGGACAAACTGTACGAAAATAAATAGTAGCTAAAATACCAGAGAACATTTGGGGAAAAAATCATGGAAAATTCACAAGAGTGCCTAATTAAGCGCCATTTCTCCTAATCCCTCTCCTTAAGTAAGACACaaccctccccctccctcctatccctctctctcctttctctctcttccccaCGCGTCCCCTCCTCTACCTCCTTCCGTCCCTCCCTTGCTTTTCTCTCCTACCGTCGTTAGCCCTCCGTTACACCACCCGCCTCACGCCGTCACGTCAACTTCCGCCACAAAAGCACGCGCCCCCGCCATGTCCAGCGCCGGCGaccccgccggcgccgcggcggcggccgcggcgaccCCGTCCGGGCGCGCGCCGAGGCTGCCGCGGTGGACGCGGCAGGAGATACTGGTGCTCATCGAGGGCAAGCGCATGGTGGAGGGCCGCGGCGGGCGTAGCGGGAGGGGGCGCGTGGCGGCGGCGTCAGGGGAGACGTCGGCGCTGGAGCCCAAGTGGGCCGCGGTGGCGGAGTACTGCCGGCGGCACGGCTTGGAGCGGGGCCCCGTGCAGTGCCGGAAGCGGTGGAGCAACCTCGCCGGCGACTATAAGAAAATCAAGGAGTGGGAGCGCGCGGCGCCCGCCGCGCGGGAGCCGTCGTTCTGGGCCATGCGCAACGACGCGCGCAGGGAGCGGCGGCTCCCCGGGTTCTTCGACCGCGAGGTGTACGACATACTCGAGGGCTGGGGGCGGGCCATCCTTGCCAGTCGGTCCGGTGGGAATgccacggaggaggaggaggtggtgcacatggaggaggagaaggaggccgGGGCGGTGGTTCCCGTGTTTGACAGTGGCCGCCCGGCCACGGAGGAGGCGTTGTTCTCGgaagacgaggaggaagaggaggaggcgccggcggcggctcctcctccgctTCCACCGCCGGTGATCGCCTTGCCGGTATCCGGTGAGCTGCTCGTTGACTATTAGTGCTAAAATTGCGAGCTTTTTCGTTGATAAAGATGGGTTTTTTCGCCGTTTTGCTGCCTCCCGGTGATTGCAGTGTTTGGCTCTTTGATGAATTCGAGTTTTTGATGCTAAAAATCGGAGATTTTTTAATGGAGAATTCGTTTTGCCGCTGTTTGTTGGAGGTAAAAAGGTGGGAGGCTTTCTGGTTTGGTTCCTATCCATACTAAAGCTGAGTTATTGATGTTTACTGGTTGTACCTTGTAAACACTTGAGCTTCTTTTCGGTTAGATGCTCTTGATTGGACATATTACTTGATATCTCGTTTTGAGATGTATCAGTGTTCTCTTTATTTTGGTGGTTTGATGTGGTGcaaatttttgagtttttggtacttccttttcttttttggcagTAGTAATACAGCAGTTGCTCTTGCTCTGTTCCTGATGCTTCAGTTTTGTAGTCATTTTGGTGTGGCGAAATTGAAATTTGAGATTGGAGTTTGATCAACTTTATTGGTTCATCTCTTAATTCTGATTGTGTACGTCCGGCGTACTTGATTCTTGTATTGTCGATTTCGTTGGTAGTTCCATTGATTTGTTGGTTAATTTCTTGTGTTCTCCATTTCAGAGAAGCCCGAGGCTTCAAGGCAACAACAGAGCGCTGAGAAAGGTAATTGGCCTTCTACTTCGTTTAGTGATCTCTATTCCCTTATTTTCCACTTGCAATTTCCAGATTTATTAGCATTGCCGAAGAAACATTTACTGTTCCATTGAGTTCATCAGCCTATTGTGCGCATGTCATGAATAATTGGGGGGCGCATTAGTGCCAAATGTTGCGTTTCAGCTATTGTCGTTACAGCATGCGTCAGCTGCAATAGTGCATACTTTTCCATCATCAAAATTAACTTTGATCTTGCAGTTTCGAATTTATCAGCAAGGCTGCAGTAAAATGTCTGATGCTACTAGCATTGTAGAATGTCCTTGTCTGCATGACTAATGTTACGTTAACCATCTACGCTACGTTCTATTGGCTCAGGACTAGAGAACTGTATTATTGTCCAACCATTGCTACAATATACATGATGAACTCATGTTCCTATATGGCCGTGGGGTCACTGAAACCAAAACTGGAGTAACTGATTGGCTGATCCTATACTTTAGTGTTAGCTCATACGAAAGTGCAACCAACCACAAATGAATGGTTTTGGTGATTACCATGTCCAGCAAACTTTTGCTGCATTGGCAGTTTTAGATCAAACACAGTTATCGGTTCCTTTCTCTGTGATGTCTACATTTCCAAGTTTGAGATGTTCAAATATATGACCAGTTTGAGTTTGTGATAATTAACTAGCACACATAATGAAATACCTCAATTTGATTTAGCATTTCTAATTGCCAAATTGTACAATTTTTAAGAGATTGGCTTGAAGCATTGTCATAGATTGTTGTTGAGTCTAATGTGTGGTTTATTTTGATCTAGATATTTTCATTAGGCACTACTAGTTACTTTATTTTCGTCAACGCTTTAATGTTCACCTTTATGTGGTACTTACTTTGACACTTCAACTAGATTCTTTTAATTTTGGCTCATGTGGAGAAAGTTTGCTGTTAGTGGCAAGCTGCTGACAAAGAACCTATCTAGCATTGCCTTAAAATGGGTAGAGAGTTTCCACTATGAAGTTAGAAAAAGGAGCAAGCAGCAGAGGTATAAATAGGAAACAAGTGATAGTCATATGCATATTCACTTGTAAATTCCAAAAAGTTTATAAATGTGCAATATGTTAAAACATGTACACCTGCAAAAGATATGTTGGTATGTGCACTGTAGAGAAAAAAGATAAGGCTCATGTCTTATTCTTTTCAATAGTGCacatatgaacatatttttaCTCAATTTATTTTGCAGGTATACATATTTTAACATAGTATacatctatgattttttgagaaaattttaaattgTTGAAGTGCACGAATCAGAAATGGGTGTTGGCGACACCTTTTTTTGTAGATTTGCTTTCTGGATCTTCGTTTTTTCTTTTGACAAACTGGGATGATTGGATCAGCCTGCTATTGTTTTGCAAATATGAAATCATATGAATGGGAGTATGGGACTTGCTAATGTTACATTCCTAGGTGACATATAGTAGCTATTAGCTAGTGATGAATTATGAAATAGTTTGAGTAAATattctcatattcttttttttctcattggtTGAACAACTCTGAGATGTCCAATGGCAGTGGAATATGCATGATTGAGAAACTAGATTCATTTCACTTGCAGACACTGCATCTTCAATTGAATATAGTAACTGAGTTGGAAACCCTATAAATAAAATCATTCACGCTCATCTTACTTATTATATGTAAGCATGAATTGGAAATGCTAAAACACACCAAGAAATAATGCCTTTTCTGAAGCAGGCACATCGAAAGACAAACAGCCGGAGCACAGCGCTGAGAGGGACGCACCAGCTCAGCAAGGCGGGCAGAAGAGGCCACGGACCGAGGAAGATGCTGGCGAAGACACAACATACCTGCAGAGCAAGCTGATCGAGATCCTAGATCGTAACAGCCGGATGGTGGCAGCGCAGCTGGAGGCACAGAATCTGAACTGCCAGCTTGACAGGGAGCAGAGGAATGACCAAGCTAACAGCCTAGTTTCCGTGCTCGGCAGGCTCGCCGACGCTCTTGGTAGGATCGCCGATAAGCTATAGTCGCTCGCCTAGGTGTATGTTTGGACAGAAATAATTACgacaacagaagaaaaaaaaaagatgatattTGTAAGTGGATGTACAGATTGGTATAGGGTTATTGGCATTCGATTCTTTTTGGGCCGGTTCTGAAAATTCTGTCAGAAACCTGTATTGGGGTGGGGTTTGTGTTATATAGGGAGATGAGGTTTATAGCATTCGAATGATCTGTGGTAGATTCTTGAAGTAATTATTCTCAGCAATGCAATTGAGCTTTGGCTATGGTCTCCTGTTAAGGTTGGTTGCCTATGAGTTCTGGCTATAATATTCAAGCAGAAGTGGCCGGGCAACTTGTTAGTAGTAAACATAGTGTCAGCAGTAGTGGTCAAGAGTCTAGACTCACGAGTGGTGTCAATCCTGTTGCTTACCCAGTCATAGTTCGTCTGATCAAAATTTCTCAGCTTCAGGAGCTCTCCTAGAGGAATTCATGTATCCTATTTTCTCAGCTTGTAGAGTAAGGAAAAAGAAAGTATTTTGAAGTACGTAGGAGAACTTCATCCGTATCAAATTTTAGCACTTTCAACCTTCAAGTTTTATTTGAGCCGCACTTCTCTCTTCACCTTCCAGGAAAGCATCCAAAAACGCAAGATGGAAGCCGGTAGACTTTGGCTATTTTTCAAAGTGCTTGAAACACAACTTATATTTTAGTCACCTTCCTAGTCCCTTAGAGTTGGTGGTTGGATATTGAAGACATACatgtcaaaaaaatatataaaaataaaaatatttagcatacattttggattttttagagGAATATACATTTTGGATACCGAGTTTGAAAAGCATCAATAGAAATACGCAGCCCAAACTCCCCGGCCTATCCCGCACTGCCAAGCCCGTTGGTTCTGGCCTCCAACAAGCGTTCGCGTGCTTGTTAGGAAAACCCGGCCCAGGCGGCAAGCAAATTAgggattttttatttctatattctTAAATAGGTCTGTTATGAAAAATGTCATATCTAGACTACTGTCACCCACTGGAATTCTATCGCACCTCTAATGGACGTCAGGTTTTAAAAAATGAATATGTCGTCATTACAACAGAGGGCGggttaataaataaataaaaatacaacatttAATTGATCTCAAAATTCAACACACTAtgaaaataattatgaaaaattctaaaaaaattggtggtgtagaggatactataatctatctttaaaaaaatagataaaatatgatttgtacaatgagaaataaaaaagaaaaaaattattccgATTTTTTTAGAGAGCTAAAATATAATATCCTCTACATAatacatttttctagaattttttaagattatttcgatagtgttttgaattctACGTGCATTAGAATgttgtatttgtatttttttaatttatcgCTCGTTGGACGGTGACATATGGCTAGACATGCAATTCTTCAAAACGGACTTCTTTTTACAGTTTTTTgatttaagaaaataaaaagtaaaGGTCGCAAAGTGGGTGAATTGATGGGAAAGGCCTGGCCCATTTGGCCCTACACTACCCCCGGAATTGGCCTGGgaagggcccacatgtcattgtcACGTGCAACCGCGACACGTGGGCCTATCAGTTCCGATTCCCCGgggaaaaattcaaaattatacAATATACGTGATcatatttactgaaatagacaacatatcgtcatatttacaattttagcgttcgtattcggcacttcatttaccgaaaattgatTTTCAGTACACCATATCCAGAAAataccatattcgacacacggtgtatCGAATATGGTGCTGTAGCACCGTATTGGGCACATGTGTGACGAATATGACATGAACAGTGTCGTGTATGAACAGTAACATCAGCGCGCTTAAATTTCGCTTTCCCTCTTTTTTTAAACGGTGGTCTTCTATTactcaaaaattttaaaacttttttacgtgttccataatccatgtgcaacccattttaattggattcaccgaaaaatcctttgtatattttaaattaaaattctccaaaaaaactacttttataaacaATTGtcagtgtctcaaataaattcctaaaaatctaaaaaattcactaatatttttcttatatgataaaataatttttaaattattcccagtcctaggttatatgatgaaaaaatgagtttctttgtaatactctatttatataaaaatgcatataaatagagtattacaaagaaactcacatTTTCATTATATAACCTAGGACTgggaataattttagaaattagtccatcacataagaagaatattagtgaatttttctagatttttgggaatttatttaagACACTGacaattgttacaagttataaaaatagttttttttgagaattttagtttaaaataaacaAATGATTTTTCGGTAAATCCAAttaatgggttgcacatggattatggatcacgtaattttttttaattttttttaaagtaatagAAGATCACCATTttaaagaagagagaaaatgaAATTCAATCGCGCTGATATTACTGTTTATGCGCGACACTGATTTTTGCCGATTCCCCGGCGAGCTCCCGACTCAACCGCACATCCTACTCCTGTCCCCAAATCCTCACAGCTTTCGCCAACTGTATGGGCCCAGTCCACAGTCTCCTCCAACACCATCTCACCTACACCCGGGCCCCGTCCCcatccatcatcttcacttccTCCACGTGGCCAGTCCACGTGAACCATGTCTTTGGCTGCCGCGCCCCACCCCCGGTGAGTGTACCGCCCCTCGACCGTATAAATtcctcgccgtcgccacccCCACACCCGCGTCACCGCCCCTCCCCTCGCCGCCGACCGAACGAGCCACCCCACGAGCTCCCGCGCGGGTTCATGTCCATCTCCCCGCGCGAACGAACCGGAGGATCCTATTATCCGCGCCCGCCCAGCGCTAGTCCTAGCCCTAGCTCCCAGCATGGCAGCGACCGACGCCGCTACGGTCGCCGCTCCCCTCCGGCATCCGTCTCGCCTCCCGCCGCCGGAGGGAGCAGCGCGAGCTCCGGTGAGTTTTTCCTCCGACATAGTTCGCCTTGCTCTCCGTTCCCCTGCGCACTTAGATCGATTAAACGCGACTAGCACAGGTGATGTTGGATCTGGGTTCGGTTGGTTAACTTGGGGGCGAGCACCTGCTGGGGGGTTGGTTTGATTACAAGAGTCTGCTTGGTTGGTGTCGTTTGTGCGTTGGCTGAGCTGAAGCTATGaggggatttttttttgccCCTGTCAAGTTTACAGTGCTCTTCACAGATTGAGCATTAGAGCATCTCTAAAAGGCTCTCTAAAACTCATTTTCTATATCCTCGTATAGGGAGTCTTCTCAATAATATTCTATCCCTAAATCTCCTTCATCTCCAATAGACTCTCAATATTTCATTCCTTATATGTACTCTACTGTGTCACCGAACGGATGGATCGTCATCTCTCTCTTAGCAAGACGTCCGTCTGGTCGGAGCTAGGAGGCCACCATCATCCTTTCCCGGATGATTGGGAAAGTGAGCGCTAGCACAATGCACAACACGAATCAGATGATCATGTTTGCATCAATGCATCTTGGCATCGTGCGTGAGATTTCTATCGACGTACATGATGGTGACGCGTCACGATGGCCTGGAGGAGCACAGAGTGGAACTTGCTCCGgtctgacttggatgactccaacGCCAGCGTCAAGCAGAACCCCTCAAAGTAGAACACGGCAAAGCCGCAGGAGAACGTGATGCCCCAGAGCCCCGCGAGTGGGCTCTGGCCCGCAAACGGTTGAGCTGGAGGTCCTCCTTGATGACGGTGGCCACGACTAGGACGGTGCAGGCGTCTGCGAAGATGCTGAACGCCGTGAGCAACGATAGTGAGTGGATGAAGGAGAGTGCTGCCTAGACTGGTAGTAGGAGCACGAGGACCACAGTGGCCGGCGGGAGTTGGCCGCCGTTGGCGAAGACGGAGGAGATGTTCTGGCCGATGAAGACAAGgtaggagacggcgccgccagTCCAGGAAAGGATGATGGTGGGCCCAATAGGATTGGGAGTCTGAGAGGAGTTTCCTATTTCTAGTTAGGATGGGGTGTGTTTAGGGGATTGGTAAAAATAAGGACCCTGTTCGGGGAGTTGTTGGAAGGTGTTTTTAGTTAAAATCTCTAAATTTACCTATAGGGAACAGAATAGGGtttctcttggagatgctcAGTGGCTGAGCTTATGTCGTTGGCTGTGGAATTTAGGCTTTGTGCTGTGCTGAGCACTGTGTTTGATAACCTGGAGGCAATTCTTGCGTGGTTCAATGTTCTTGCCCCCAGGGTTGGTCAAATATG
This genomic interval carries:
- the LOC133922084 gene encoding trihelix transcription factor ASR3-like, whose translation is MSSAGDPAGAAAAAAATPSGRAPRLPRWTRQEILVLIEGKRMVEGRGGRSGRGRVAAASGETSALEPKWAAVAEYCRRHGLERGPVQCRKRWSNLAGDYKKIKEWERAAPAAREPSFWAMRNDARRERRLPGFFDREVYDILEGWGRAILASRSGGNATEEEEVVHMEEEKEAGAVVPVFDSGRPATEEALFSEDEEEEEEAPAAAPPPLPPPVIALPVSEKPEASRQQQSAEKGTSKDKQPEHSAERDAPAQQGGQKRPRTEEDAGEDTTYLQSKLIEILDRNSRMVAAQLEAQNLNCQLDREQRNDQANSLVSVLGRLADALGRIADKL